In Glycine max cultivar Williams 82 chromosome 7, Glycine_max_v4.0, whole genome shotgun sequence, a single window of DNA contains:
- the LOC100817744 gene encoding 18.1 kDa class I heat shock protein has product MSIIPNANPLEDSPFTTQSMSTLPQSAATLMSSSSISQFDWHETTDSHVLKAEVPGLKKEEMKIEVDSERTLQVSGERNVEKKDESGVERSSCMFKKCFTLPPNAKLDLVKASYENGVLTITIPKMNEATAKAIENSY; this is encoded by the coding sequence ATGTCGATCATCCCAAACGCCAACCCCTTGGAGGACTCTCCCTTCACGACCCAGTCCATGTCAACCCTACCCCAAAGCGCAGCAACGTTGATGAGCAGTAGCAGCATCAGCCAGTTCGACTGGCACGAGACAACGGACTCGCACGTGCTGAAGGCCGAGGTGCCGGGGCTGAAGAAGGAGGAGATGAAGATCGAGGTGGACAGCGAGAGAACTCTTCAGGTGAGCGGGGAGAGGAACGTGGAGAAGAAAGATGAGAGTGGTGTGGAGCGTAGCAGCTGCATGTTCAAGAAGTGCTTCACGCTTCCGCCCAACGCAAAACTTGATCTCGTCAAGGCCTCCTACGAAAACGGTGTTCTTACTATCACTATTCCTAAGATGAATGAGGCCACTGCTAAGGCCATTGAGAATTCGTATTGA